The following proteins come from a genomic window of Chaetodon auriga isolate fChaAug3 chromosome 16, fChaAug3.hap1, whole genome shotgun sequence:
- the coil gene encoding coilin: MAAHSNNFIRVRLYFDYPPPAVIDCRMCWLLVDLNTCRVVADLESIIREKFEFSRRSILNLFIEDCYLPHTESIYVVRDNDSVRVKVDCLAQVNGNSSCPDIPAASEKSRKRQRPTEDDEPGENGVSVEWKKKKRKKGSEKSIERDAKQASGDERNKKSHEKHKEKKKNRKKAKENGPAVTPRPPASSKKTPAKVDQPVQSIKKPPVAQAKTKDASSSSSSSDSSSSSSEEDAAPKRTPAQNPAPKTPSSTPAASKAPPATKLSQGKPHPPSSSSSESASSSDEAISVKIPPKNKPVTPKTPNALVSDHSKPQQPPPALQPTNCAQKQAASAAVPPQDTVAEPGTSSSEEEIELVIRRPAQHLGRAVGGQATWRGRGRGRPRRGGPGERGRGEGRGGIRGHNGSFEFSYNGAEEPSYQTDSLTNLSVVLQSRAESAPKQDYSSMPLLAAPPQVGQRIAFKLLELTENYTPEVSEYKEGRIVSFDHTTQQIELELHNVSRAPVEPGKFDLVYQNPDGSERVEYAVSRGSRVTERWDSLLEPRLII, from the exons ATGGCTGCTCACAGTAACAACTTCATCCGCGTGCGCTTGTACTTTGACTACCCGCCGCCAGCTGTCATTGACTGCCGCATGTGCTGGCTGCTCGTGGACCTGAACACGTGCCGCGTGGTGGCGGATTTGGAGAGTATCATCCGAGAGAAGTTTGAATTCAGCCGCCGAAGCATCCTCAACCTCTTCATAGAGGACTGCTACCTGCCGCACACAGAGAGCATCTACGTGGTGCGCGACAACGATAGCGTCAG GGTGAAGGTGGACTGTCTGGCTCAGGTgaatggaaacagcagctgtccagACATACCTGCAGCAAGTgagaagagcagaaagagacagagacccACAGAAGACGATGAGCCAGGAGAAAATGGAGTGAGTGTGgagtggaagaagaaaaagaggaaaaaagggagcGAGAAGAGCATCGAGAGGGATGCCAAGCAGGCTTCAGGTGATGAAAGGAATAAGAAGTCCCACGAGAagcacaaagagaagaagaagaacagaaagaaggcaAAGGAGAATGGCCCTGCTGTCACCCCCAGACCCCCTGCCTCGAGCAAAAAAACCCCAGCCAAGGTCGACCAGCCAGTTCAAAGCATCAAGAAGCCCCCAGTGGCACAAGCTAAAACAAAGgatgcctcctcctcctcctcttcctcagattccagcagcagcagtagtgaGGAAGACGCAGCACCCAAAAGAACACCTGCTCAAAATCCTGCACCCAAAACACCCTCCTCCACACCTGCTGCTTCCAAGGCACCTCCAGCCACCAAACTGAGCCAGGGGAAACCACACcctccttcatcatcctcttcagAAAGCGCCTCCTCTTCAGATGAGGCCATCAGTGTGAAAATCccaccaaaaaacaaacctgtAACACCCAAAACCCCTAACGCGCTAGTAAGTGATCACTCAAAacctcagcagcctcctcctgccCTGCAGCCCACAAACTGTGCACAGAAGCAGGCTGCGAGCGCAGCCGTGCCTCCTCAGGACACAGTGGCGGAGCCTGGTACCTCAAGCAGCGAGGAGGAGATCGAGCTGGTTATCCGACGGCCAGCGCAGCATCTGGGCCGCGCTGTGGGCGGTCAGGCGACTTGGAGAGGCCGCGGCCGAGGAAGGCCCAGGCGCGGTGGCCctggagagaggggaaggggtGAAGGTAGAGGGGGCATCAGAGGGCACAATGGCAGCTTTGAGTTCAGCTATAATGGAGCAGAGGAGCCGTCCTACCAGACTGACTCACTGACCAACCTGTCAGTCGTCCTCCAG AGCCGAGCAGAAAGTGCTCCTAAACAGGACTACAGCTCTATGCCCCTGCTGGCGGCCCCTCCACAGGTGGGCCAGAGGATCGCCTTCAAG ttgCTGGAGCTGACTGAGAACTATACACCAGAGGTATCAGAATACAAG GAGGGAAGGATTGTGAGCTTTGACCACACCACTCAGCAGATTGAGCTGGAACTACATAATGTTTCTCGGG ctcctgtAGAGCCTGGCAAGTTTGACCTGGTCTATCAGAACCCGGATGGCTCGGAGAGAGTGGAGTACGCGGTGTCCAGAGGCTCTCGG GTGACAGAACGCTGGGACTCCCTGCTGGAGCCAAGGCTGATCATTTAA